A window of Hevea brasiliensis isolate MT/VB/25A 57/8 chromosome 14, ASM3005281v1, whole genome shotgun sequence contains these coding sequences:
- the LOC110670641 gene encoding putative disease resistance RPP13-like protein 1, with product MDIVTAVGGSILSVCFQGLLHRLNSIDFMKYIGQGQVLTQLKKWEKMLKRIHAVLEDAEEKQTANRLVEIWLSDLRDLAYDLEDIIDELATEVQRHNLEDKSVRTNNKVQNCFSIMCNGVNVNLNTVKFNAEMVAKIEKAGARLDEIIKQKDELRLAEYTRRRVSHVTERPPSTSLVNEAKVYGREEDKKAMLKLLNAETNDAEVSVIPIIGMGGLGKTTLAQLVYNDATLEFDLKAWVSVGEDFDVFRVTKTVLLQMGDSGDDEDLDSLQVKLKQKLLKQKFLVVLDDVWTENYEQWTVFRSPFEAATPQSRIIVTTRSLEVSLMMGTTPAYPLKELSYDECFNVFAQHALGATSFKEHLELKEMGEEIVKRCGGLPLAAKALGGILRGKPNPNVWKELLSSEIWELPNNKSNILPALRLSYLHLPPHLKQCFAYCAIFPKNYEVDKDELALLWMAEGFFYDQKEMKDCEGLGHKYFDDLLSRSFFQQSNDNKSKYIMHDLIHDLARFVSRGTCLHLVDKLESAKLYAKIRHSSFIPHGRNTFQRFESFYGMKSLRTFLSLSYTNEQYFTPRYYLSSNVMHDLVPKLKCLRVLSLTHYEIVELPDSIGALKHLRYLDLSRTKIKRLPESVDKLLNLQTLKLRDCFELIELPRGICNLLNLRHLDIIGTLELQDMPPHIGNLTSLCTLTKFVVGTINGRITELKKLNLQGQLHITSLKNVLDIEDADFANLKDKPGITELNLDWVDDDEFSSGFGNSSDEEQVLNSLRPHQCLSSLSISSFGGKEFPSWLGEPSFSSMVEVELTNCCQIKLLPPLGQLKSLKKLSIEGLSAVKEVGVEFYNDDSCFSCLETLEISHMYQWELWSWSNGLCEDSVAKFPKLRELRIVYCPKLVGKLPSFLPSLEKVDICDCQLLVDLPKVLPSLLTLSISRCQESVLRSVSNATSLTTLKIEGVSGLVRLDEALTKTLGSLEVLEIWSCDELRYLWADGTNLDYLTSLKRLEIVECNQLVSLVNGEEGLLPCNLEVLEVYKCPNLKELSSGLSNLKSLNDLRISSCGSLVSFPARGLPHNLIRLIIGRCGSLESLPEGNVGHCNYSSEMSHLEELYIYECKSLRSSLNGKYPDSLKTLNIRNWTTQSLNSLYYGLSHLTILQIWNCPQLESFPGMELHIPTLNSLQICDCERLRSLSSHMQNLQCLQYLQISTCHQLELFPKMGLPNPMLVSFQIYGCKNLRSLPNHMQHLTSLRSLKVSYCRGMESLTEGCLPPNLSELSIYECLNLKQPMPEWGLHRLASFKKLTIHDSGSTRDMVSFPDDDGLLLPTSLTDLRISKFKNLKSISRGIQKLISLQELDIQLCWELHSIPDEGFPATLEELSVSCCPLLQDRCLKDRGGDYWPIISHIPRIRIN from the coding sequence ATGGATATTGTGACTGCTGTTGGAGGCTCTATCCTCTCCGTTTGCTTTCAGGGGCTCCTCCACAGGTTGAACTCCATTGACTTTATGAAATATATAGGCCAAGGGCAAGTCTTGACTCAACTCAAGAAGTGGGAGAAGATGCTCAAGAGAATTCATGCGGTGCTTGAAGATGCAGAAGAGAAGCAGACGGCAAATCGATTGGTGGAGATCTGGTTAAGCGATCTCAGAGACTTGGCTTACGACCTGGAGGATATCATTGATGAACTTGCCACGGAGGTTCAGCGACACAACTTGGAAGACAAATCTGTTCGTACAAATAATAAGGTGCAAAATTGTTTCTCTATCATGTGTAATGGGGTGAATGTAAATCTAAATACTGTTAAGTTTAATGCTGAGATGGTTGCTAAGATAGAGAAAGCTGGTGCTAGATTAGATGAGATCATAAAGCAAAAAGATGAACTCCGTTTAGCAGAGTATACTAGAAGGAGGGTCAGCCATGTGACGGAAAGACCGCCCTCAACCTCTTTGGTCAATGAAGCGAAGGTTTATGGTAGGGAGGAAGATAAGAAGGCGATGCTGAAATTGTTGAATGCTGAGACAAATGATGCGGAGGTCTCTGTGATTCCTATAATTGGGATGGGTGGCCTCGGCAAGACAACTCTAGCTCAGCTTGTCTACAATGATGCCACATTGGAGTTTGATTTGAAAGCCTGGGTTTCTGTTGGTGAAGATTTTGATGTTTTCAGGGTCACCAAAACAGTTCTTCTTCAAATGGGAGATAGTGGTGATGATGAAGATTTGGATTCACTCCAGGTAAAATTGAAGCAAAAGTTGCTTAAACAAAAGTTTTTAGTTGTTCTGGATGACGTCTGGACTGAGAACTATGAGCAATGGACTGTGTTTCGGAGTCCTTTTGAAGCAGCGACGCCTCAAAGCAGAATTATCGTCACAACTCGCAGTTTGGAGGTTTCATTGATGATGGGTACTACTCCAGCTTATCCTCTAAAGGAACTATCGTATGATGAGTGCTTCAACGTGTTTGCCCAACATGCTTTGGGAGCAACTAGTTTTAAGGAGCACTTGGAGCTGAAAGAAATGGGTGAGGAAATTGTCAAAAGATGTGGAGGATTACCTTTGGCAGCAAAAGCTCTTGGAGGCATCTTAAGGGGTAAACCAAATCCTAATGTGTGGAAGGAATTGTTGAGCAGTGAGATATGGGAATTACCAAACAACAAAAGCAATATTCTTCCAGCCTTAAGGTTGAGCTATCTTCATCTTCCACCTCATTTGAAGCAGTGTTTTGCTTATTGCGCAATATTTCCAAAGAATTATGAAGTTGACAAGGATGAATTGGCTTTATTATGGATGGCTGAGGGTTTCTTTTATGACCAGAAGGAAATGAAGGATTGTGAAGGTTTGGGTCATAAAtattttgatgatttattatcaaGATCATTTTTTCAACAATCTAATGATAATAAATCGAAATATATAATGCATGACTTAATTCATGATTTAGCTCGCTTTGTTAGTAGAGGAACATGTTTGCATTTGGTTGATAAGTTGGAGAGTGCAAAATTATATGCAAAGATTCGACATTCGTCATTTATTCCTCATGGCCGAAATACTTTTCAAAGATTTGAAAGCTTTTATGGAATGAAAAGCTTGCGGACATTTTTATCATTGAGTTACACTAATGAGCAGTACTTCACTCCTAGATACTATTTATCTAGTAATGTGATGCATGATTTGGTGccaaaattaaaatgcttaaggGTGCTATCTCTAACTCATTATGAGATTGTGGAGTTGCCGGATTCAATTGGTGCCTTAAAGCACTTACGCTACCTTGACTTGTCGCGTACTAAAATCAAAAGGTTGCCTGAATCTGTGGATAAACTTCTCAACTTACAGACATTGAAGTTGCGTGATTGTTTTGAGCTTATTGAGTTACCAAGAGGCATCTGCAATTTACTCAACTTGCGGCATCTTGATATTATCGGCACATTGGAGTTGCAAGATATGCCACCACATATCGGTAATTTGACTAGTCTTTGCACGTTGACTAAGTTTGTGGTGGGGACAATCAATGGACGAATAACAGAGTTGAAGAAACTGAATCTACAAGGGCAACTTCATATTACAAGTTTGAAGAATGTGTTAGATATTGAAGATGCAGATTTTGCCAATTTGAAGGATAAGCCTGGTATCACTGAATTAAACTTGGATTGGGTTGATGACGATGAATTTTCCTCTGGTTTTGGGAATTCAAGTGATGAAGAACAAGTTCTCAACTCATTACGGCCACATCAATGTCTGTCAAGCCTCTCAATTAGTTCATTTGGTGGAAAGGAATTCCCATCGTGGCTTGGAGAGCCTTCATTCTCTAGCATGGTGGAGGTGGAGCTGACCAATTGTTGTCAAATCAAATTATTGCCACCACTCGGACAATTGAAGTCATTAAAAAAGTTGAGCATAGAAGGATTGAGTGCAGTGAAAGAAGTAGGTGTTGAGTTTTACAACGATGATTCATGCTTTTCTTGTTTGGAGACACTAGAGATTAGTCATATGTATCAGTGGGAGCTATGGTCATGGTCTAATGGTCTGTGTGAGGATTCTGTGGCAAAATTTCCTAAGTTACGTGAGCTTCGAATAGTATATTGCCCCAAGTTGGTTGGAAAATTGCCATCTTTCCTTCCTTCCTTGGAAAAAGTTGATATTTGTGATTGCCAGCTGTTAGTTGATTTACCAAAAGTACTTCCATCTCTTCTAACACTCTCTATCAGTAGATGTCAAGAGAGTGTGCTCAGGAGTGTGTCTAATGCCACCTCTCTCACTACCTTAAAAATTGAAGGTGTGTCAGGGTTGGTGAGATTGGATGAAGCCCTTACAAAGACCTTGGGGTCACTCGAAGTTTTGGAGATTTGGAGTTGTGATGAGCTGAGATACTTGTGGGCTGATGGAACCAATTTAGACTATCTTACTAGTCTAAAGCGTTTGGAAATTGTTGAATGTAATCAGCTTGTGTCATTGGTAaatggagaggaagggcttttgcCTTGCAATCTTGAAGTTTTGGAGGTATACAAGTGTCCTAATCTGAAGGAGTTGTCCAGTGGGCTGAGCAACCTTAAGTCTCTCAATGATTTGAGAATCAGCTCATGTGGAAGTTTAGTCTCCTTCCCAGCAAGGGGTTTGCCACACAACTTGATACGCCTTATAATCGGAAGGTGTGGTTCTTTGGAGTCATTGCCCGAGGGAAATGTGGGTCACTGTAATTACAGTAGCGAGATGTCTCATCTAGAGGAATTGTATATCTATGAATGTAAATCTCTCAGGTCCTCTCTGAATGGCAAGTATCCTGATTCCCTTAAGACTCTTAATATTCGCAATTGGACGACACAATCATTAAACTCCCTATATTATGGGCTTTCTCATCTCACAATATTACAAATTTGGAATTGTCCTCAATTAGAGTCATTTCCAGGGATGGAATTGCACATCCCTACTCTTAACTCTTTACAAATTTGTGATTGTGAAAGATTGAGGTCTCTCTCCAGTCATATGCAAAACCTACAGTGCCTCCAATATTTACAAATATCCACCTGTCATCAATTAGAATTGTTCCCAAAAATGGGATTGCCCAACCCAATGCTTGTTTCTTTTCAGATTTATGGATGCAAAAATTTGAGGTCTCTACCCAATCACATGCAGCACCTCACTTCCCTTAGATCTCTGAAGGTATCATATTGCAGAGGTATGGAGTCCTTAACAGAAGGGTGTTTACCTCCAAACCTATCTGAACTTTCGATCTATGAATGCTTGAATCTGAAGCAACCAATGCCAGAATGGGGACTCCACAGACTCGCTTCTTTTAAAAAATTGACCATCCATGACTCGGGTTCAActagagatatggtttcctttccAGATGATGATGGCTTACTGCTTCCCACATCTCTAACTGACCTCAGAATCTCTAAATTCAAGAATCTGAAATCTATATCCAGGGGTATCCAAAAGCTCATCTCTCTTCAAGAATTAGATATTCAGTTATGCTGGGAACTCCATTCCATCCCAGATGAGGGCTTCCCTGCTACACTGGAAGAACTATCTGTTTCCTGCTGTCCTCTACTGCAAGACCGTTGCTTAAAAGATAGAGGAGGAGATTACTGGCCTATTATTTCTCATATCCCCCGTATCCGGATAAATTAA